The nucleotide window GTCCACCTCGTCGCCGCCGAGGGTCACCTCGCCCCGGAGGACCGCCGAGAAGACGTCCTCCAGGGCGTGGGCCACCGCCACCACGGCGTCCAGGCCCACGATCCGCGCCGCCCCCTTCACCGAGTGGGCCGCCCGCATGAGGCCCTCCAGTACCTCGCGGTCCCCGGGCCGCCGCTCCAGCTCCAGGAGCCCGTCGCCCAAGGCGCCGCAGTGGGTGCCCGCCTCCTGCCGGAAGAGCTCCAGCATGGAAAGGTCGCCGTATTCCGTCCCGCCGCTCACGCCAGGTGGCCTCGCGAAAAAACCTCCGAGTGGATGGCCAAGCAAGAATCGCCCCATGCAAGGCGCGAAGATGTCGCGGAATGCAGCGTGCTCAAGTACGCCGCAATGACGGGAGCATCCGAGGCAACGCAGCAGCCCGCGATTTTTTGCGACACCATCACGTCAGACTCTTTCGAAAACCCCTGAAGACCAGTTCCCAGTCGAGGAGGGCCACGTCCCCGCCCTCGGCGGGGATCAGGCCCCGGGTGTAGACTTCCCTGGAATGCCCCACCGTGTCGGGAACCCGCCGGAGGTCGGACTCCCAGTACCGGAGGATCCCCCGCACCTGGGAGACGGGAAAGACGAAGGATTCCCCGTTCCAGGTGGCCACCACCAGGCGGTCCACCTCCCGGTCCTCCTCCTTCTGCCGTTCCACGCCGAGGAGGCCGCCCAGGGAGACGCAGACCTCGAGCCGCCCCCGGACGTTCACGATCCCCCGAAAGACCCGGTTCCGGCGCCGGGGGACGGAGTGGATCGGGGCCATGGCCGTCACCTCGCTCACGAAGGCGGCCGGGATGCCGATCCACTCGGGCCCGACCCGGAAGACCAGGGCAGAGCGGTCGCCACGGGCGATCTCCCGGGCCTCCTCGGCGAGATCCCGGGTGACCTCCGCGACCCGGTCCGGGTCCAGGGGCCGGTCCAGCAGGATCCGGGCCGCGCGGGCGAAGGCCTCGCAGTTGCGGCAGTGGATCGC belongs to Dissulfurirhabdus thermomarina and includes:
- a CDS encoding chemotaxis protein CheW, which produces MNTGMEEAGRIPVDPCWQRVGTWAPGGPTCPELAEAIHCRNCEAFARAARILLDRPLDPDRVAEVTRDLAEEAREIARGDRSALVFRVGPEWIGIPAAFVSEVTAMAPIHSVPRRRNRVFRGIVNVRGRLEVCVSLGGLLGVERQKEEDREVDRLVVATWNGESFVFPVSQVRGILRYWESDLRRVPDTVGHSREVYTRGLIPAEGGDVALLDWELVFRGFRKSLT